The bacterium DNA window CGACGTAAGCGACCGCGGCGACGAATGCCGGTCCCAGAAACGGGGCCAGCGCCCGCAGGCCGCGCGTCTCGCCATTGATGGCTCTTTCCGCCGCACGGAGGACTCGCTCCTCGCCCGGCAGCGCGACGACCGCCGCTTCGACCGGCGGCTTGCCGGGCGGCTCGCTGATGGTTACGGGCTTTTCTGCCTTAACGGCCAAGGTCGCGCCGGCCCTCGACGAAGACGGCTTTCGCCAGGCCGAGCGGGACGTTCGCCCGCCGGCCTTTGAGGCGCACCTCGATCGGACCCTCGAACTCGCTGGCCGCCAGCACCTCGACCCCGGCGCCGGGGGTCAGGCCGCGGCGTTCCAGCTCGCGCAGCTTGACGGGGTCGTCGTCGGAGACGCCTTGCACGACCACCTTCTCACCGCCGTGGCATTCGCTGAGAGGGCGGTCGCTGAGGGATCGGACCTTGCCTCCCAGGGTCGGGATGGCGTGGCCGTGGGGGTCCAGCTCAGGGCGGCCGAGCAGCTCGAAGATCCGCTGCTCCATGCGCTCCGAGATGACGTGCTCCAGCCGCTCGGCCTCGTCGTGGACCTCATCCCAGCTGTAGCCGAGCACCTGGACGAGGAACATCTCGAGCAGGCGATGGTGGCGGACGAGCTCGAGGGCGACCTTGCGGCCCTCACGGGTCAGCTGCTGGCCGCGGTAGCGGTCGTGCTCGACCAGGCCCTGCGCCGTGAGGCGGGTCACCATCTCGCTCACGCTGGGCGAGGAGATACCGAGGCGCTGGGCGAGGTCGCGGGTCGGCACCGGCCTCTGGTCGCCGTGGAGGTGATAAAGGGCTTTGAGGTAGTCCTCCTGGGCACGCGTGAAGGCGCTGCGGCGCTCGATCTGCTCGACCACCGGACCTAGGGCTCCCTAATTTCCATCACTGGCATGCCTATCTTAGAAGATAGGATAGCCTAACTTTACCGAGCGTGTCATGGAGTGACTGCGGCTCCAGACGGGAAGAGCGGATCCCCCCTGCCGATGCGCCCGCCGGAGTGGCGGGCGGACCTCCCCGCGACTTGGGAGGTGACCTACCTGATCAGGCGCAGGCCCCGGTCGTGGATGAGGCCGGGTTGTAGGTGACGCTCACGTTGGGGGTGACCGTGACGTTCGAGGCGGCGGTGAACACCGACAGGTAATCCGCGCAGCCCTCACCCAGGTGGAAGTCGTAACTGACCGACGTCACGTTCAGCCAGCTGATGACGGCGCCGTTGTGGTGCATGCAGTAGTTCGTCGTGCCGGCCCCGCTGTCGACGCAGGCAATGGCCTTCGCCCACTGTTCCAGGGTCAGGATGCTGACCGACATCGGACCGTTAGAGGTGGCGTTCAGGTGGTAGGTAAACGTGTCCGGAACGCCGCCCGCGAGATACCACGACGACCCCTTCACCTGCTGAGGCACGTTCCAGATGGTCAGGTGTGGATGCTCGAGCTCCGCGCGGACCGTCGCCAGCTGGCCTAGCGTGGCCGTCAGGTTGGTCTGGGTCGACTTGAGCTGGTCCTGGAGGTTCTGGTTCCGGCCGGTCAGCGACTCGTTCTGCATCGTCAGCGCCCGATCGGCGCTCTGGTAGCCGGTGTCGTCGAGGTAGAGCAGCCCCAACCCGGCGACCGTCACCAGCAGGGCAGCGGCGAGGGCGGCGATCCACAGCCGGCGCTCGCGAGGGATGAAGCCCGGAGTCCGCGCGTCGGTCACGACCGCCCGCGTCGGGGGGTCGTAGGGCTCAATTGGCTGCGCGGTGACCTGCTCGATCGGCGCCGGCGACTCTTCCATCTCGGTCGGGGCCATGATCGCATCCCAGCCCCAACCAGTTGTCATGTCTGGCCGGGTCGGGGCCAGGTGCCGTAGACCTGTTTGATCCGCGAGGCGTCCTCCGCCTGCCGGCCGAGGTCAAAAGTGAAGGTGTGACCGTCCGGCTGCCAGGCCGGGCCGATGCCGCAGTTGGCGCCACACGGAGCTTCTTCGACATAGAAGATGGCGGTTGAGTCGAGGAACACCGGCGATGACCGAACATTGGGCAGCTGGCCGCCGGCATGCCCGCCGTGGCCGTACAGCCAGACGTGCGGCGTGCCGGCCGAATCGCGAACCGTGAAGGCCAGGTAGTCGTCACCGGCGTCGGCTTGCGGGTGGAGCCATGAAAGCTGCTGCCCGATCGCCTGCGTGACGCCCGCGCTGGGATCCCAGACATCGATCACCGACTTGCCGGGCTGGCGGAAGTACAGGCGGCTCCCCGTGCTGCCCCAGCTGGCCATCGTGCCGGAGGCCTGCGAGTAGGCAATGCTGCCGTCGGTCGTCCGCCTCACCTGGAGCTGGTCGCCCGAGCCCGTGAACGTCTGGACGAAGGCGAAATACCCGCCGTCGGGGGAGAAGCTGAGGAATTCGTCGTCCTCGCTGGGGTTGAAGCCGCGCCCGGGGACGGCGCCCATGCTGGCCACCACGCGATCGCCGCCGCCGCTCAGGAGGTGGAGGTTGACCCCGCTCGCATCCGAGGTCACGTAGGCGAGAAAGCCACGGTCTGGGCTCCAGGCGTGGAGGCCGTCCATGAATCCGCCGCCCTGCCAGCTGGCGGCGACCGTCGAGGTGCCGGTGAACAGGTCCATGGCGGCGATCAAGCTGGTTCCCGCCGCGCCGGGGTTGCCCTGGGACGCGTACCAGGACACCGTGGTCTGGGTCACCAGCTGAGGCTGCCAGCTGCCGCCGCCGAACGTGCAGATGGTGCGCGGGTTACGGGGGTCGGAAGTGTCGGCCAGGACCGGATTGGCCGAACCCTGCATGACCACCACCGCCTCCTGGGCGGCGGGGGCTGCCGAGCAGCTCGCGCTCATCGCGGCCCAGGGCGGCACCGCGAGCGGGCTCGGCAAGGCAGCCGGGGTTGGGGTTGGGCCGGCGTCTGGCGTCGGCGTGGAGCCGGGCGAAGCGATTGGCGTGGAGCTCGCCGGCGCCGAGGGGGACGGGCTGTGGTGAGCGGCTATCGGGCCGTTCGCGGCGCAGCCGGCGACGGCCAGCAGCGCACCAATGGTAAGCAACCCCCTTTTCATCGGGGATTGAAACGAGCGCCGGGAGCCCCGAGTTACGCGGGTCGCGTTTGCAATCACGGCGCCCAGAATATGCCTGTCCTTACATCGCAGAGCTCAGCTATCGCTTAAGGATCGGCTGGAGAAGAGGAAAGGGGCTCGAGATGAAGCCAGGCGCCGTGGTTGCCCTTGCTCTCATGCTCGCCGCCTGAGCCGATCCGGTGCGGCTCACCGCCACGATCACCGCCTCCGCCACGCAGAGCGTCGCGGTCGGAGGGCGGGCGCAGCTGGTGGTCAAGCTGACCAACACCGGGCCCACCATCCCCCACCTCGGGTTGGTTTTCATGACCGCGGACAAGTGGTACGAGCACCACACGGTCTCGGATCTGGGCGGCTGCACGATCGCGCTCGATGAATCGGCGTTCGACTGCGGAGACCTCAAGGCGGGCCAAACCGCCTCGTTCTCCATCGCCGGCACGGCCAAGGACGCCGGGACTTTTCACTACGAGCTCGCGTTGCGGGAGCTCATCCAGCCCTTCGACTACGTGAACGACAACCCCGACGGCGCCGACGTTCAGAGCTGGGACGAAACCATCACGCCGACCTGATCCGCCCGGGGCGGTCACCAATGCTGTTAGGCGGCTCACTCGATAGGACTGTCAAGGAGGTTGTATGGACGCGCAAAGAATCATTCCGCTGCTGGTGTATGAGGACATCCAGGCCGTTCAAAGCTTCTTGGTGGAGGCCTTCGGCTTCGGGGAGGGAACTCTCGAGCGAGATCAACGTGGCGTAGCGGTTCATGCCGAGGTTGCCTTGCGGGATTGCGTAATTTGGCTCCACCGAGTCACCGCCGAACACGGGCTTGCGTCGCCCAGCACTCTGCCCGCGCAACATGGAGGAGTTGTCGTCCTGGTCGATGATGTGGACGCTCACTGCGAGCGGGCGCGAAGAGCCGGCGCGGTCATCGACTCCACACCAACCGACCAGCCCTACGGACAGCGGGAGTATGCAGCGCGTGATCCGGAGGGTGGACGCTGGTATTTCGCCACGCGCTTCGTGTGATCTGCCCTCCTTGGGAGGTCTGCCAAGCACGCCGCGAACAGTCGCAATACCAGCGATCAGGTTCGTTCAGATCTGCTTTGCCGCGCCGGTTCGAGAAGAGTGTTGACCAGCGCATCGCCAAGCCATTCCTCGTAGCGCGCCGGCGTCCAACCTCGGTCGAAGACGAGCTTGGTGAATTGGTCGGGACCACTCAGCGCCCACAGGACCGCCACCGACTCCGACGGTGAGATGCCCAACCGCAGCCGGCCGCTTCTCTCCAACAGCGCCGGAACTCGGTGCTGAATCATGCCTATCAATCGCTGCTCTTCTCTGTCGCGATAGCGTGCCAGCAGACCTGGATCGCCAGACTCCCGCATGAAGCGAAGGAGGTCTGCGCAGAGCTCGTAAATGAGGCGCGAAACGTGGGCCGTCGTGCGCAGCCCCAGTTCGGGATCGTCCGCGGGGCCCAGCTCATCGAACAGCTTTAGAGCACCCGCGACGTGAGGGAACCCGATCTCGATGAGGCTTTGCGCCAGTCGGAGCTTGCTACCGAAAATCGCATAAACCGTCTGATAGGCGACGCCTGCTTCGGTGGCCACGTCCTCCATCGTGACGCTGCTGTAGGTTCCGCTCACCAGGAGCCGCCGAGTTGCTTCGAGGATGCGGCCGCGAGTCATTCGCGCTTGTTCTGTACGCAGTGCGCCGTTGTATGGGCGATGGGTCTTGACAGCCTTGACCATTGCGAATAGGGTACCACTATCAATCAGTGGCTGCCTCTAATTAATTAGGGCATCCCCTAAAGGGTGGTTTGGGATGAGCAAATTGGACCCGTTGTGGGATTGGCTGCGGCAAGGG harbors:
- a CDS encoding TetR/AcrR family transcriptional regulator, producing MVKAVKTHRPYNGALRTEQARMTRGRILEATRRLLVSGTYSSVTMEDVATEAGVAYQTVYAIFGSKLRLAQSLIEIGFPHVAGALKLFDELGPADDPELGLRTTAHVSRLIYELCADLLRFMRESGDPGLLARYRDREEQRLIGMIQHRVPALLERSGRLRLGISPSESVAVLWALSGPDQFTKLVFDRGWTPARYEEWLGDALVNTLLEPARQSRSERT
- a CDS encoding metal-dependent transcriptional regulator encodes the protein MERRSAFTRAQEDYLKALYHLHGDQRPVPTRDLAQRLGISSPSVSEMVTRLTAQGLVEHDRYRGQQLTREGRKVALELVRHHRLLEMFLVQVLGYSWDEVHDEAERLEHVISERMEQRIFELLGRPELDPHGHAIPTLGGKVRSLSDRPLSECHGGEKVVVQGVSDDDPVKLRELERRGLTPGAGVEVLAASEFEGPIEVRLKGRRANVPLGLAKAVFVEGRRDLGR